In Thunnus thynnus chromosome 4, fThuThy2.1, whole genome shotgun sequence, a genomic segment contains:
- the tgfa gene encoding protransforming growth factor alpha isoform X4, producing the protein MTRIFWDTIFLISGTFSMSVVLNGSLFTFGAGQSHSTIIDASISIDTNSTAAPNTSTSSSAAASSRSSTATTIATTTNVPPVKNSLFSFGGGQSNSTIINTSISIDTNSTAAPNTSTSSSAATGSRSSSTTTISTTTSNIPPVKKFVAAAVRSHFDDCPDSHRHFCFHGTCRFLILEETPACVCHQGFVGMRCEHADLLAVVATNHRQQTVATVLVLCVIGCVLIMVFCTLLHCWWRQDCRRRSYAHHYVPEKSSNMLKHGASCCPSESV; encoded by the exons ATGACTCGGATTTTCTGGGATACAATTTTCCTCATCAGCG GTACTTTTAGTATGTCTGTGGTACTCAATG gtTCCCTCTTTACATTCGGAGCAGGGCAGAGCCATTCAACAATTATTGATGCCAGTATTTCTATTGATACGAACTCCACTGCTGCTCCGAACACCTCAACAAGCAGCtctgcagcagccagcagcagaagcagcaccGCCACAACTATCGCAACTACTACTAATGTTCCTCCGGTTAAAA ATTCCCTCTTTTCATTTGGAGGAGGGCAGAGCAATTCAACAATCATAAACACCAGCATTTCCATCGACACAAACTCCACCGCTGCCCCGAACACGTCCACAAGCAGCTCTGCAGCAACCGGCAGCAGAAGCAGCTCAACAACAACTATTTCAACCACCACTTCTAACATCCCACCAGTTAAAA AGTTTGTGGCGGCGGCTGTTCGGTCTCATTTCGATGACTGTCCAGACTCCCACCGCCATTTCTGCTTCCATGGCACATGTCGCTTCCTAATATTGGAGGAGACACCTGCATGTGT ATGTCATCAAGGCTTCGTTGGGATGAGGTGTGAACATGCAGACCTGCTTGCTGTGGTAGCAACCAATCACAGACAACAGACCGTTGCCACAGTGCTGGTGTTGTGTGTGATTGGGTGTGTCCTTATCATGGTGTTCTGTACACTTTTACA TTGCTGGTGGAGGCAGGACTGTCGCAGGCGGAGCTACGCACATCACTACGTTCCAGAGAAATCCAGCAACATGCTGAAGCACGGAGCGTCCTGCTGTCCTTCTGAGAgtg
- the tgfa gene encoding protransforming growth factor alpha isoform X1 — translation MTRIFWDTIFLISGTFSMSVVLNGSLFTFGAGQSHSTIIDASISIDTNSTAAPNTSTSSSAAASSRSSTATTIATTTNVPPVKNSLFSFGGGQSNSTIINTSISIDTNSTAAPNTSTSSSAATGSRSSSTTTISTTTSNIPPVKKFVAAAVRSHFDDCPDSHRHFCFHGTCRFLILEETPACVCHQGFVGMRCEHADLLAVVATNHRQQTVATVLVLCVIGCVLIMVFCTLLHCWWRQDCRRRSYAHHYVPEKSSNMLKHGASCCPSESDPQDCIQSGIHMF, via the exons ATGACTCGGATTTTCTGGGATACAATTTTCCTCATCAGCG GTACTTTTAGTATGTCTGTGGTACTCAATG gtTCCCTCTTTACATTCGGAGCAGGGCAGAGCCATTCAACAATTATTGATGCCAGTATTTCTATTGATACGAACTCCACTGCTGCTCCGAACACCTCAACAAGCAGCtctgcagcagccagcagcagaagcagcaccGCCACAACTATCGCAACTACTACTAATGTTCCTCCGGTTAAAA ATTCCCTCTTTTCATTTGGAGGAGGGCAGAGCAATTCAACAATCATAAACACCAGCATTTCCATCGACACAAACTCCACCGCTGCCCCGAACACGTCCACAAGCAGCTCTGCAGCAACCGGCAGCAGAAGCAGCTCAACAACAACTATTTCAACCACCACTTCTAACATCCCACCAGTTAAAA AGTTTGTGGCGGCGGCTGTTCGGTCTCATTTCGATGACTGTCCAGACTCCCACCGCCATTTCTGCTTCCATGGCACATGTCGCTTCCTAATATTGGAGGAGACACCTGCATGTGT ATGTCATCAAGGCTTCGTTGGGATGAGGTGTGAACATGCAGACCTGCTTGCTGTGGTAGCAACCAATCACAGACAACAGACCGTTGCCACAGTGCTGGTGTTGTGTGTGATTGGGTGTGTCCTTATCATGGTGTTCTGTACACTTTTACA TTGCTGGTGGAGGCAGGACTGTCGCAGGCGGAGCTACGCACATCACTACGTTCCAGAGAAATCCAGCAACATGCTGAAGCACGGAGCGTCCTGCTGTCCTTCTGAGAgtg
- the tgfa gene encoding protransforming growth factor alpha isoform X2 — protein sequence MTRIFWDTIFLISGSLFTFGAGQSHSTIIDASISIDTNSTAAPNTSTSSSAAASSRSSTATTIATTTNVPPVKNSLFSFGGGQSNSTIINTSISIDTNSTAAPNTSTSSSAATGSRSSSTTTISTTTSNIPPVKKFVAAAVRSHFDDCPDSHRHFCFHGTCRFLILEETPACVCHQGFVGMRCEHADLLAVVATNHRQQTVATVLVLCVIGCVLIMVFCTLLHCWWRQDCRRRSYAHHYVPEKSSNMLKHGASCCPSESDPQDCIQSGIHMF from the exons ATGACTCGGATTTTCTGGGATACAATTTTCCTCATCAGCG gtTCCCTCTTTACATTCGGAGCAGGGCAGAGCCATTCAACAATTATTGATGCCAGTATTTCTATTGATACGAACTCCACTGCTGCTCCGAACACCTCAACAAGCAGCtctgcagcagccagcagcagaagcagcaccGCCACAACTATCGCAACTACTACTAATGTTCCTCCGGTTAAAA ATTCCCTCTTTTCATTTGGAGGAGGGCAGAGCAATTCAACAATCATAAACACCAGCATTTCCATCGACACAAACTCCACCGCTGCCCCGAACACGTCCACAAGCAGCTCTGCAGCAACCGGCAGCAGAAGCAGCTCAACAACAACTATTTCAACCACCACTTCTAACATCCCACCAGTTAAAA AGTTTGTGGCGGCGGCTGTTCGGTCTCATTTCGATGACTGTCCAGACTCCCACCGCCATTTCTGCTTCCATGGCACATGTCGCTTCCTAATATTGGAGGAGACACCTGCATGTGT ATGTCATCAAGGCTTCGTTGGGATGAGGTGTGAACATGCAGACCTGCTTGCTGTGGTAGCAACCAATCACAGACAACAGACCGTTGCCACAGTGCTGGTGTTGTGTGTGATTGGGTGTGTCCTTATCATGGTGTTCTGTACACTTTTACA TTGCTGGTGGAGGCAGGACTGTCGCAGGCGGAGCTACGCACATCACTACGTTCCAGAGAAATCCAGCAACATGCTGAAGCACGGAGCGTCCTGCTGTCCTTCTGAGAgtg
- the tgfa gene encoding protransforming growth factor alpha isoform X3 codes for MTRIFWDTIFLISGTFSMSVVLNGSLFTFGAGQSHSTIIDASISIDTNSTAAPNTSTSSSAAASSRSSTATTIATTTNVPPVKNSLFSFGGGQSNSTIINTSISIDTNSTAAPNTSTSSSAATGSRSSSTTTISTTTSNIPPVKKFVAAAVRSHFDDCPDSHRHFCFHGTCRFLILEETPACVCHQGFVGMRCEHADLLAVVATNHRQQTVATVLVLCVIGCVLIMVFCTLLHCWWRQDCRRRSYAHHYVPEKSSNMLKHGASCCPSESVV; via the exons ATGACTCGGATTTTCTGGGATACAATTTTCCTCATCAGCG GTACTTTTAGTATGTCTGTGGTACTCAATG gtTCCCTCTTTACATTCGGAGCAGGGCAGAGCCATTCAACAATTATTGATGCCAGTATTTCTATTGATACGAACTCCACTGCTGCTCCGAACACCTCAACAAGCAGCtctgcagcagccagcagcagaagcagcaccGCCACAACTATCGCAACTACTACTAATGTTCCTCCGGTTAAAA ATTCCCTCTTTTCATTTGGAGGAGGGCAGAGCAATTCAACAATCATAAACACCAGCATTTCCATCGACACAAACTCCACCGCTGCCCCGAACACGTCCACAAGCAGCTCTGCAGCAACCGGCAGCAGAAGCAGCTCAACAACAACTATTTCAACCACCACTTCTAACATCCCACCAGTTAAAA AGTTTGTGGCGGCGGCTGTTCGGTCTCATTTCGATGACTGTCCAGACTCCCACCGCCATTTCTGCTTCCATGGCACATGTCGCTTCCTAATATTGGAGGAGACACCTGCATGTGT ATGTCATCAAGGCTTCGTTGGGATGAGGTGTGAACATGCAGACCTGCTTGCTGTGGTAGCAACCAATCACAGACAACAGACCGTTGCCACAGTGCTGGTGTTGTGTGTGATTGGGTGTGTCCTTATCATGGTGTTCTGTACACTTTTACA TTGCTGGTGGAGGCAGGACTGTCGCAGGCGGAGCTACGCACATCACTACGTTCCAGAGAAATCCAGCAACATGCTGAAGCACGGAGCGTCCTGCTGTCCTTCTGAGAgtg